The following are from one region of the Neorhodopirellula lusitana genome:
- a CDS encoding tetratricopeptide repeat protein encodes MSVRFRSLTKWFVPISGTLVAIFAINGQLNTINENLANATTAFFGRWDVLVVCLLAAAPLAMLLTARTGPPANKHSNDAAPRSATRAPDSRPTRNGASEIVSYPESTERLRWVWLLAAIVFAGLAAFGCRIVVSSAAPHFTLVTATLARTLIATSAMLAVMSLSQALTAAPPLPTYARQSWTAKLTLVAMTIMIPAAYVDSVSEGIRIDLDKALQARRFGLASQHAQRLTQLHPEAVIQDQPIQSIHADITGQVQRLDATLRRPLSPRATSSERGRRVTVLMQLDRNEEAIRLLIPLTHGPRFQPISLDYLGLCYQRLERYQESLNAYQAAVAHWTSQPEDDRQKSSLASAWKGVGFAARRLNQRSLEEHAYRQLVETSTTAANHMLLAQCYREHQKTELAAQHTTIAAELDPELKTKSESMLSSISTDHFGCWLVPRS; translated from the coding sequence ATGAGCGTCCGATTCAGAAGCCTTACAAAGTGGTTCGTCCCGATTTCTGGCACCCTGGTGGCGATCTTTGCCATAAACGGGCAATTGAACACGATCAATGAAAATCTGGCCAACGCAACCACTGCCTTTTTCGGGCGCTGGGACGTTTTGGTTGTTTGCCTGTTGGCCGCCGCCCCACTCGCGATGCTGTTGACCGCCCGCACCGGGCCGCCAGCCAACAAGCATTCAAACGACGCCGCGCCGCGAAGCGCGACACGCGCCCCTGATTCGAGGCCGACGCGAAACGGAGCAAGCGAGATCGTTTCCTATCCTGAATCGACTGAACGCTTGCGATGGGTCTGGCTGCTAGCGGCAATCGTTTTTGCCGGCCTAGCCGCCTTTGGCTGTCGCATTGTTGTCTCGTCAGCGGCCCCGCATTTCACGCTGGTCACCGCCACTTTGGCGCGCACGCTAATCGCAACCTCAGCAATGCTAGCTGTGATGTCGCTATCGCAAGCGTTAACCGCTGCTCCTCCATTGCCCACGTATGCGAGGCAATCCTGGACGGCCAAACTAACACTCGTCGCGATGACGATCATGATCCCGGCCGCCTACGTGGACTCCGTCTCGGAGGGAATCCGAATCGACCTGGACAAGGCCTTGCAGGCACGCCGGTTTGGACTGGCCAGCCAACACGCCCAGCGTTTAACGCAACTTCATCCGGAAGCGGTGATTCAAGATCAACCGATTCAGTCCATCCATGCCGACATTACTGGACAAGTTCAGAGGCTCGACGCCACACTTCGCCGTCCGCTCTCGCCACGAGCAACATCGTCCGAACGAGGACGCCGGGTCACGGTGCTGATGCAACTTGATCGCAACGAAGAAGCAATCCGGTTGCTGATTCCACTCACCCATGGCCCACGGTTCCAACCGATCAGCCTGGACTATCTCGGACTTTGCTACCAACGTCTCGAGAGGTATCAAGAGAGTCTAAATGCTTATCAGGCTGCCGTTGCCCACTGGACTTCCCAACCCGAAGACGACCGACAAAAATCGAGTCTCGCGAGCGCATGGAAAGGCGTTGGCTTCGCCGCCCGAAGGCTCAACCAACGCAGTCTCGAAGAACACGCATACCGACAACTTGTTGAGACTTCCACGACCGCTGCCAATCACATGCTGTTGGCGCAGTGTTATCGCGAACATCAAAAGACCGAACTCGCCGCGCAGCACACCACGATTGCTGCGGAACTCGATCCAGAACTGAAAACCAAATCCGAATCGATGTTGTCGTCAATCTCGACAGACCATTTCGGCTGCTGGCTGGTTCCCCGCAGCTAG
- a CDS encoding DUF1269 domain-containing protein, whose translation MSSECLIAEFSDYSSFQTALQVLEKSNYTDQHVSVVTQSEEVAGSTIDDRQGANSVSPPSGKTTGAATLAGGTLGAMLGSATLMGPLIVAGPLLGMAAGAAGGSVLSSIDSWGVDGDTGEQFAERVRKGSRLIILTGNDARLSEGERLLQTCDPKSLERFEEAA comes from the coding sequence ATGTCCAGCGAATGCCTAATCGCCGAATTCTCAGACTATTCTTCTTTTCAGACCGCGTTGCAAGTACTCGAAAAGTCGAATTACACCGACCAGCATGTATCGGTTGTCACCCAATCCGAAGAAGTGGCCGGTTCAACAATCGATGACCGGCAAGGAGCGAATTCCGTCTCGCCTCCGTCAGGCAAGACCACTGGGGCCGCCACGCTCGCCGGCGGAACTCTCGGTGCAATGCTCGGTAGCGCCACGTTGATGGGTCCTTTGATCGTAGCAGGGCCGCTGCTTGGAATGGCCGCAGGAGCGGCTGGCGGCAGTGTTTTGTCTTCCATCGATAGCTGGGGTGTCGACGGGGATACCGGTGAGCAATTCGCGGAACGCGTCCGCAAGGGGTCTCGATTGATCATCTTAACGGGAAATGATGCCCGACTCTCAGAGGGAGAACGATTGCTCCAAACCTGTGACCCAAAATCTCTGGAACGGTTCGAAGAAGCGGCCTAG
- a CDS encoding CAP domain-containing protein: MKHATFSILLLGLSLSEILTPAAASVDESSLTSAEPDSSQSRERSSDMISSVERAIITQTNEFRKSKDLDSVEPENDLTKAAENFAKFMAKTGKYGHRANGMTPAERAKEAGYDYCVVRENIAYRTNTGEVSADDLIEVFVQGWIDSPPHRENMLADYVTHTGVAVATTDDVTFYAVQLFGRPKSAAFQLEISNQSGEPQTVVFTANDQSDEVEIQPRTTLKMTRCLPTFVSLTDSDKSTKVESDIKLTINEDGIVGSRDN, translated from the coding sequence ATGAAACACGCAACCTTCTCAATTCTTTTGTTGGGTTTGTCTCTGAGTGAAATCTTGACACCTGCTGCCGCCAGCGTCGATGAGTCTTCATTGACATCCGCCGAGCCCGATAGCAGCCAGTCACGCGAACGATCATCCGACATGATTTCAAGTGTGGAAAGGGCGATCATCACACAGACGAACGAGTTCCGAAAGTCAAAAGACTTAGATTCGGTTGAGCCCGAGAACGACCTAACGAAGGCCGCCGAAAATTTCGCGAAATTCATGGCAAAGACTGGGAAATACGGGCATCGTGCCAACGGCATGACGCCAGCTGAGCGTGCCAAGGAGGCTGGCTACGACTACTGCGTCGTTCGCGAAAATATCGCTTACCGCACTAACACTGGTGAAGTCTCTGCCGACGACCTAATTGAAGTGTTCGTTCAGGGCTGGATCGACTCTCCACCGCATCGTGAAAACATGCTTGCCGACTACGTCACCCACACCGGTGTTGCCGTCGCGACGACGGACGACGTCACGTTCTACGCAGTGCAGTTGTTTGGGCGTCCCAAATCGGCTGCCTTCCAATTGGAAATCTCCAATCAGTCTGGAGAACCCCAAACCGTTGTCTTCACCGCGAATGACCAGAGCGACGAAGTCGAAATCCAACCGCGAACGACACTCAAAATGACACGTTGCCTACCGACCTTCGTCAGCCTAACGGACAGCGACAAAAGCACCAAAGTCGAGTCCGACATCAAACTAACGATCAACGAAGACGGAATCGTTGGTTCGCGAGACAACTAA